The Geothermobacter hydrogeniphilus genome includes a region encoding these proteins:
- a CDS encoding HD domain-containing phosphohydrolase, translating to MNSLKIKILGLTTLIMLIAVALAVWHNFDTQQAMLQRFADQNGRVLGETIRNSIIANMASGQNSEVARILERISREPAIESVRIFDESGRILISADAEETGDLIAASDLLAYRSGNYSYIDDTSRTDHHTTLVPINNAPTCHRCHDPEAKVLGILNVHLSLSEMAMMQRKGRQATLLTSLGMAAIMIITLGGFILFYVDGPLRRFAVAMNFLEKGDFERARTKIRSSREMELLSEKFNLMVDRVKQLLDQTVHHEREMAIAEEKLSHHDEIRNMNITLEERLKEIEYLNITLEERIEEIEEANYKIADLAGELEDRNTNLEEAVSRLQALHKLGLSINATMDIERLFALLLHRTVETLQARVGYLLLLDRDSWTLKIGAAEGLPEHIDKGMRIPIKPGGVSHWVIKNNQALLISNIDESREFSRVSRLGFTRETVICTPLVIGEEVIGTLTMANRRDENPFDGEDLELLTTIAAQASIAIKNARLYEEQQSTYLSTVQALVSAVEASDAYTRGHSERVKRYALRLAEFMNLPAETLKRLEQAAILHDIGKIGICESLLHKTAKLDSEDIEILRQHPSIGVKILEPINFLSDVRAIIQQHHERYDGSGYPKGIAGNDLMLEARILAVADTYDAMTTDRPYRKALSHEVTIEEIRRNAGGQFDPDVAMAFIRMFEEEASAA from the coding sequence ATGAATTCACTGAAAATTAAAATCCTCGGGTTGACGACCCTGATCATGCTGATCGCAGTGGCGCTGGCCGTGTGGCACAACTTCGACACCCAGCAGGCGATGCTGCAGCGATTCGCCGACCAGAACGGCCGGGTGCTGGGCGAGACGATCCGCAACAGTATCATCGCCAACATGGCCAGCGGCCAGAACAGCGAGGTGGCCCGTATCCTGGAGCGCATCAGTCGGGAACCGGCGATTGAATCGGTCCGGATCTTCGACGAGTCGGGACGCATCCTGATCTCCGCCGATGCCGAGGAGACCGGTGACCTGATCGCCGCCTCGGATCTGCTCGCCTATCGTTCCGGCAACTATTCCTATATCGACGATACCAGCAGGACAGACCACCACACCACCCTGGTGCCGATCAACAACGCTCCCACCTGCCACCGCTGCCACGATCCCGAAGCCAAGGTTCTCGGCATCCTCAATGTCCACCTCTCGCTCTCCGAGATGGCGATGATGCAGCGCAAGGGCCGCCAGGCAACCCTGCTGACCTCGCTGGGGATGGCGGCGATCATGATCATCACCCTCGGTGGGTTCATCCTCTTCTACGTCGACGGCCCCCTGCGCCGTTTCGCGGTCGCCATGAATTTCCTGGAAAAGGGGGATTTCGAGCGGGCCCGCACCAAGATCCGCAGTTCCCGCGAGATGGAGCTGCTGTCGGAGAAGTTCAACCTGATGGTCGACCGCGTCAAGCAGTTGCTCGACCAGACGGTTCATCACGAACGGGAGATGGCCATTGCCGAGGAAAAACTCTCCCACCACGATGAAATCCGCAACATGAACATCACCCTTGAGGAGCGCCTCAAGGAGATCGAATATCTCAACATCACCCTCGAAGAACGGATCGAGGAAATCGAGGAAGCCAACTACAAGATCGCCGACCTTGCGGGCGAACTCGAAGACCGCAACACCAACCTCGAAGAGGCTGTCAGCAGACTGCAGGCCCTGCACAAACTGGGGCTGTCGATCAACGCGACCATGGACATCGAACGCCTCTTCGCCCTGCTGCTGCACCGCACGGTGGAAACGCTGCAGGCGCGCGTCGGCTACCTGCTGCTGCTCGACCGTGATTCCTGGACGCTGAAGATCGGCGCCGCCGAAGGGCTGCCCGAGCATATCGACAAGGGGATGCGCATCCCGATCAAACCGGGCGGGGTGTCCCACTGGGTGATCAAAAACAACCAGGCGCTGCTGATCAGCAACATCGATGAATCGCGCGAATTCAGCCGGGTCAGCCGCCTGGGATTCACCCGCGAAACGGTCATCTGCACCCCGCTGGTGATCGGCGAAGAGGTCATCGGTACTCTGACCATGGCCAACCGCAGGGATGAAAACCCCTTCGACGGTGAAGACCTGGAACTGCTGACCACCATCGCCGCCCAGGCCAGCATCGCCATCAAGAACGCCCGGCTCTACGAAGAACAGCAGAGTACCTACCTGAGCACGGTGCAGGCGCTGGTGTCGGCGGTCGAGGCCAGTGACGCCTACACCCGCGGCCACTCCGAACGGGTCAAGCGTTACGCCCTGCGCCTGGCCGAATTCATGAACCTGCCGGCGGAAACCCTCAAACGGCTCGAACAGGCGGCCATCCTGCACGACATCGGCAAGATCGGCATCTGCGAATCACTGCTGCACAAGACCGCCAAGCTGGACAGTGAAGATATCGAAATCCTTCGCCAGCACCCCAGTATCGGCGTCAAGATTCTCGAACCGATCAATTTCCTCAGTGATGTCCGGGCCATTATCCAGCAGCACCATGAACGGTATGACGGCAGCGGCTATCCGAAAGGAATCGCCGGCAACGACCTGATGCTTGAAGCGCGGATTCTGGCGGTTGCCGACACCTACGACGCCATGACCACCGACCGGCCCTACCGCAAGGCACTGAGTCATGAGGTGACTATTGAGGAGATCCGCCGCAATGCCGGCGGCCAGTTCGATCCCGATGTTGCCATGGCCTTCATCCGCATGTTTGAAGAAGAAGCCTCGGCAGCCTGA
- a CDS encoding diguanylate cyclase, translated as MLTRFNHLPLSQKILLPFFLVLVLLGLTATIGSVQLTSDSLSESIDQQLDDQHSLLEMAIKNEEQRLTTFANLLVALSPDDPEETGTIPLAAHLNGLSSQELSVRIWSEQQIGSLEQPQLKQMVTHARRSGRTRIRFFPALPDSPALVLVKPLKDTAGDQRYIMIRRTLGQKFFRSLMKPSRGDCHLLDRNGNHLVSNRPEASPPRLSADEISRLIAGRRVNKATATTRTQFFAVPLGTSDLVLLGVSLPTRDLGMLVRSLATRSAITVLLALIIFGYFFLRFIRGQLRPLETLLQATETVSRGQLDYRLPDLGNDEIGKLAQSFNSMVSQLDELYKEKIDQQRQLTEQREELKYRELLEAKNAEIERANHELRAHLKEMSGLFQLNRAMTSTLDLGILFDRMMGVLKDLIHCDRMVLFTYNAGSEELLVRKTHGIDPELLQGMTFRLDEGITGKAALTQQLLSIPDLKNDKRNLGYKGKSHSGGSMVSVPLVVKKRLSGVLNLHKIETNAFSESDINLVQAVANQAAIAIENSQLYEQARSLSNTDELTGLANRRHFQMILKREVAQAQRYHSHFSLIMADIDHFKAFNDTHGHLRGDIVLKKVADILLQNTRGIDLVGRFGGEEFIVLLPKTDKLGAEAAAEKLRSCVMNDSFPGEEESQPNGTLTLSLGIAEYPNDSKDIYELLDLADRALYRAKEEGRNRFVTWQAEMHSAV; from the coding sequence ATGCTCACAAGGTTCAACCATCTGCCCCTCTCCCAGAAAATCCTGCTGCCCTTTTTCCTGGTCCTGGTCCTGCTCGGGCTGACCGCCACCATCGGCTCGGTTCAACTGACCAGCGATTCACTCTCCGAGTCAATCGATCAGCAACTCGACGACCAGCACAGCCTGCTGGAGATGGCGATTAAAAACGAGGAGCAAAGGCTGACAACCTTCGCCAACCTGCTGGTGGCCCTGTCTCCTGATGACCCCGAAGAAACCGGAACCATTCCCCTGGCGGCACACCTCAACGGCCTCTCCAGCCAGGAGCTGAGCGTCCGCATCTGGTCTGAACAGCAGATCGGAAGCCTTGAGCAACCGCAGCTGAAGCAGATGGTCACCCATGCCCGGCGCAGCGGCAGGACCAGGATTCGCTTCTTTCCCGCCCTGCCGGACAGTCCCGCCCTGGTCCTGGTCAAACCCCTCAAGGACACAGCCGGAGATCAGCGCTATATCATGATCAGGCGGACCCTGGGACAGAAGTTCTTCCGTTCCCTGATGAAACCGAGCCGGGGGGACTGCCACCTGCTTGACCGCAACGGCAACCACCTGGTCAGCAACCGGCCGGAAGCCTCCCCGCCGCGATTGTCCGCCGACGAAATCAGTCGCCTGATCGCGGGACGCCGGGTCAACAAAGCGACCGCCACCACCCGCACCCAGTTTTTTGCCGTCCCCCTGGGAACCTCGGACCTGGTTCTGCTGGGCGTCAGCCTGCCGACCCGCGATCTCGGCATGCTGGTACGCAGCCTGGCCACCCGCTCGGCGATCACTGTCCTGCTGGCCCTGATCATCTTCGGCTATTTCTTCCTGCGCTTCATCCGCGGACAATTGCGGCCGCTGGAAACCCTGCTGCAGGCCACTGAAACCGTCAGCCGCGGGCAGCTTGACTATCGTCTGCCCGACCTCGGAAATGATGAAATCGGCAAACTGGCCCAATCCTTCAACAGCATGGTGAGCCAACTTGACGAACTCTACAAGGAGAAGATCGACCAGCAGCGGCAACTGACGGAACAGCGGGAGGAGCTTAAATACCGCGAGCTGCTGGAAGCGAAGAACGCCGAAATCGAACGCGCCAATCACGAACTGCGCGCCCACCTGAAGGAGATGTCGGGGCTGTTTCAGCTCAATCGCGCCATGACCTCAACCCTCGACCTGGGCATCCTGTTCGACCGGATGATGGGGGTGCTGAAGGATCTGATCCACTGCGACCGGATGGTGCTGTTCACCTACAATGCCGGCAGCGAAGAACTGCTGGTGCGCAAAACCCACGGTATCGACCCGGAACTGCTGCAGGGCATGACCTTCCGTCTCGACGAAGGAATCACCGGCAAAGCCGCCCTGACCCAGCAACTGCTCTCCATTCCCGATCTGAAGAACGATAAACGCAACCTCGGCTACAAGGGCAAGAGCCACAGCGGCGGCTCAATGGTCAGCGTGCCGCTGGTGGTCAAAAAGCGCCTCTCCGGGGTCCTGAACCTGCACAAGATCGAAACCAACGCCTTTTCCGAAAGTGATATCAACCTGGTCCAGGCGGTCGCCAACCAGGCCGCCATCGCCATCGAGAACAGCCAGCTCTATGAACAGGCGCGCAGTCTCTCGAATACCGATGAATTGACCGGACTGGCCAATCGACGGCATTTCCAGATGATTCTCAAGCGCGAAGTCGCGCAGGCGCAGCGCTACCATTCTCATTTCAGCCTGATCATGGCCGACATCGATCATTTCAAGGCGTTCAACGATACGCACGGGCACTTGCGGGGGGATATTGTGTTGAAGAAGGTGGCCGATATCCTGCTGCAGAATACCCGCGGCATCGACCTCGTCGGTCGTTTCGGTGGAGAAGAGTTTATCGTCCTGCTGCCGAAAACAGATAAACTCGGTGCGGAAGCGGCGGCGGAAAAACTGCGCTCCTGCGTCATGAACGACAGCTTCCCCGGCGAAGAGGAAAGCCAGCCGAACGGAACGCTGACCCTCTCCCTCGGCATCGCTGAATACCCCAACGACAGCAAGGACATCTACGAACTGCTCGATCTGGCGGACCGGGCCCTCTACCGCGCCAAGGAAGAAGGCCGCAACCGGTTCGTCACCTGGCAGGCGGAGATGCATTCCGCGGTCTGA
- a CDS encoding DUF6485 family protein encodes MTCGTDHCACTYTTCSRRGNCCACVAYHQSRGEFPGCFFTPQGERSYDRSLRNLIQDRG; translated from the coding sequence ATGACCTGTGGAACGGATCATTGCGCCTGCACCTATACCACCTGCAGCCGACGCGGCAACTGCTGTGCCTGTGTCGCCTATCATCAGAGCAGGGGGGAATTCCCCGGCTGTTTCTTTACCCCGCAGGGGGAACGCAGCTATGATCGTTCGCTGCGGAATCTGATTCAGGATCGGGGATGA
- the argC gene encoding N-acetyl-gamma-glutamyl-phosphate reductase yields MNIKVAVVGASGYTGVELLRLLVGHPQAELVCVTSRQFAGQPVARVFPSLAGRCELVFENLAAAEIAARAEVVLTALPHQAAMAVIPDLLVAGCRVVDLSADYRLRDAAVYEHWYQPHSSPQLLAEAVYGLPELFREQVRPARLVANPGCYPTSVALGLAPLLRQGLIDPDSLIIDSKSGTSGAGRGAKLGSLFCEVNEGFKAYGVAGHRHTPEIEQTLSILSGREVTVSFTPHLLPVSRGILSTCYAASRQQLSTADLVEIYRQFYADEYFVRVHPVGSLPNINQVAGSNYCDLGMVADERTGRIIVVAVIDNLVKGAAGQAVQNLNLLAGLPEQTGLEALSAFP; encoded by the coding sequence ATGAATATCAAAGTTGCCGTTGTCGGCGCCAGTGGTTACACCGGGGTGGAGTTGCTCCGGCTGTTGGTTGGACATCCGCAGGCCGAGTTGGTGTGCGTGACCTCGCGGCAGTTCGCGGGGCAGCCTGTGGCGCGGGTTTTTCCCTCCCTGGCGGGACGCTGCGAGCTGGTTTTTGAAAATCTCGCCGCGGCGGAGATCGCCGCCCGCGCCGAGGTTGTCCTGACCGCCCTGCCGCACCAGGCGGCGATGGCGGTGATCCCCGATCTGCTTGTCGCGGGTTGCCGGGTGGTTGATCTTTCGGCCGACTACCGGCTCAGGGACGCCGCGGTTTACGAGCACTGGTACCAGCCTCACAGCAGTCCGCAGCTGCTCGCCGAGGCGGTTTATGGTTTGCCCGAGCTGTTTCGTGAGCAGGTGCGTCCGGCCCGCCTGGTCGCCAACCCCGGTTGCTATCCGACCAGTGTCGCTCTCGGGCTGGCGCCGCTGTTGCGGCAGGGGTTGATTGACCCCGATTCGCTGATCATTGACAGTAAGTCGGGGACCAGCGGGGCGGGGCGGGGCGCAAAGCTCGGCAGCCTCTTCTGTGAAGTGAACGAGGGCTTCAAGGCCTACGGGGTCGCCGGCCATCGGCACACTCCCGAGATTGAACAGACCCTGAGTATTCTTTCCGGACGGGAGGTGACGGTCAGCTTTACCCCGCACCTGCTGCCGGTCAGTCGCGGCATTCTTTCCACCTGCTATGCCGCGTCAAGGCAACAGTTGTCAACGGCTGACCTGGTCGAGATCTATCGGCAATTCTATGCCGACGAGTATTTTGTCCGGGTTCACCCGGTCGGCAGCCTGCCGAATATCAACCAGGTTGCCGGCAGCAATTATTGTGACCTCGGCATGGTTGCCGACGAACGGACCGGGCGGATCATTGTGGTCGCGGTTATCGACAACCTGGTGAAGGGGGCGGCCGGGCAGGCTGTCCAGAACCTCAACCTGCTGGCCGGCCTGCCGGAACAGACCGGGCTGGAAGCCCTGTCCGCCTTTCCCTGA
- the rpsI gene encoding 30S ribosomal protein S9 codes for MAEQRFYATGKRKTSVARVWIKPGNGEITVNQNSIDQYFGRETSKMVVRQPLELTDNLGKWDVWVNVCGGGASGQAGAIKHGITKALVEANPELRGVLKKAGFITRDSRVKERKKYGRRGARRSFQFSKR; via the coding sequence ATGGCTGAACAGAGATTTTACGCCACTGGCAAGAGGAAGACTTCGGTTGCCCGTGTCTGGATCAAGCCGGGGAACGGTGAGATTACCGTGAACCAGAACAGTATCGACCAGTATTTCGGTCGTGAAACCTCCAAGATGGTTGTTCGCCAGCCGCTGGAATTGACCGACAACCTCGGTAAGTGGGATGTCTGGGTCAATGTCTGTGGCGGTGGTGCTTCCGGCCAGGCCGGTGCCATCAAGCACGGCATCACCAAAGCGCTGGTCGAGGCCAATCCCGAACTGCGCGGCGTGTTGAAAAAGGCCGGGTTCATTACCCGTGACAGCCGTGTCAAGGAACGTAAGAAATACGGTCGCCGCGGCGCGCGTCGGAGCTTCCAGTTCTCCAAGCGTTAA
- the rplM gene encoding 50S ribosomal protein L13 yields MSTKAAKPATVQKNWFVVDLEGKVLGRAAAQIAHVLRGKHKPIYTPHVDTGDFVVVLNADKVKLTGNKLAAKTYYRHSGFPGGLKEITAEKLLEKKPEELIKAAVKGMLPKNKLGRQMFRKLKVYAGAEHPHAAQQPKNLDIQG; encoded by the coding sequence ATGAGTACCAAAGCTGCTAAACCTGCCACCGTGCAGAAAAACTGGTTCGTCGTTGACCTGGAAGGCAAAGTCCTTGGCCGGGCCGCGGCGCAGATTGCCCATGTGCTTCGCGGCAAGCACAAGCCGATCTACACCCCGCATGTCGACACCGGCGATTTCGTCGTCGTCCTGAATGCCGACAAGGTGAAGCTGACCGGCAACAAGCTCGCTGCCAAGACGTATTATCGGCACTCCGGTTTTCCCGGCGGTCTCAAGGAGATCACCGCGGAAAAACTGCTGGAGAAGAAACCCGAAGAGTTGATCAAGGCTGCTGTCAAAGGGATGCTGCCGAAGAATAAACTCGGTCGCCAGATGTTCCGCAAGCTCAAGGTCTATGCCGGTGCCGAACATCCCCACGCAGCTCAGCAGCCCAAGAACCTGGACATTCAGGGCTGA
- a CDS encoding universal stress protein translates to MKRALRILVPIDFSSYSWQTLHFALSLQDMLEPVLVLLHVLPVADYSELGLSIGMDQSPPERDVLQHLQREAVSHLPAVNAPKVLYRVGHGVPFTEICRFAEEEKVDLIVIGTHGRTGLSHLLIGSTAERVVRHASCPVLSIKPKLL, encoded by the coding sequence TTGAAACGAGCATTGCGCATTCTGGTCCCGATCGATTTTTCCAGTTACAGCTGGCAGACCCTTCACTTCGCTCTGAGTCTGCAGGATATGCTGGAACCGGTGCTGGTGCTGCTGCATGTCCTGCCGGTCGCCGACTACAGTGAGTTGGGACTGTCCATCGGGATGGACCAATCGCCGCCGGAACGGGATGTGCTGCAGCACCTGCAGCGCGAGGCGGTTTCTCATCTCCCGGCGGTCAATGCTCCGAAGGTTTTGTATCGGGTCGGACACGGGGTGCCGTTTACCGAGATCTGCCGATTCGCGGAAGAAGAGAAGGTCGACCTGATTGTCATCGGCACCCATGGTCGCACCGGATTGTCCCACCTGCTGATCGGCAGCACCGCCGAACGGGTGGTGCGTCATGCCTCCTGCCCGGTACTCTCGATCAAGCCGAAACTCCTCTGA
- the truA gene encoding tRNA pseudouridine(38-40) synthase TruA gives MRIRLLLEYDGTDFCGWQVQARGRTVQGTVEEALRQILGEEVRLHSSGRTDAGVHARGMVAHFDPPRELPLRAWREGLNALLPDDLAVREAAEVAADFHARFSARGKWYRYSLLPSPCRRPLLGRTSWQIRSELDLPAMVTAAADFVGEHDFSAFRAAGCAARTTVRRIDSIDLVREGELLHWDIRGSGFLKNMIRIMLGTLVEIGLGNRPTTDVRELLAGCERSRAGRTAPPQGLCLQEVYY, from the coding sequence ATGCGGATACGGTTGCTGCTTGAATATGACGGGACCGACTTCTGCGGCTGGCAGGTCCAGGCCCGCGGACGCACGGTGCAGGGGACGGTGGAGGAGGCCCTGCGGCAGATTCTGGGGGAGGAGGTGCGTCTTCATTCTTCCGGCCGTACCGACGCGGGCGTTCACGCGCGCGGCATGGTGGCGCATTTTGATCCACCCCGGGAGCTACCGCTGCGGGCCTGGCGCGAAGGGCTCAATGCCCTCCTGCCGGACGACCTGGCGGTACGCGAGGCGGCGGAAGTCGCTGCCGATTTTCATGCCCGTTTTTCGGCCCGCGGTAAATGGTATCGCTACAGCCTGCTCCCATCCCCCTGCCGACGACCGCTGCTTGGTCGCACCAGCTGGCAGATCAGGAGTGAGCTTGATCTGCCGGCCATGGTGACCGCGGCCGCTGATTTTGTCGGTGAACATGATTTTTCCGCCTTTCGTGCCGCCGGGTGCGCCGCTCGCACCACGGTGCGGCGCATTGACAGTATCGACCTGGTACGGGAGGGTGAGTTGCTGCACTGGGATATCCGGGGCAGCGGCTTTCTGAAAAACATGATTCGCATCATGCTCGGCACCCTGGTGGAAATCGGGCTCGGCAACCGGCCGACGACCGATGTCAGGGAGCTGTTGGCCGGCTGCGAGCGTTCCCGCGCCGGTCGTACGGCGCCGCCGCAGGGACTCTGTCTGCAGGAGGTTTATTACTGA
- a CDS encoding energy-coupling factor transporter transmembrane component T family protein, with the protein MNPQTAPGLGQFHPGDSWLHRFDARGKLLLLPLLIMVTFRAAGFSLLLPALLGIVLAEISGFGIAALLRGLRPLRWLLVTTVLLHLFMTPGRTLGPFSWLSYDGLLLGLQNASQLLLAMLFACLLSLTTSPDELASALVSLLQPLRRVGVPVARLAALLSLTLHFVPLLRDEGLAAWRRSGAQLSALKRGSLLERGRVAAGLIEPLMLRLADRAEQMARRMAAGEVLAEIDILPAMKTPLRLQVLCGCLLLFFWGWL; encoded by the coding sequence ATGAACCCGCAAACCGCTCCCGGTCTCGGTCAGTTTCACCCGGGTGACTCATGGTTACACCGTTTCGACGCGCGCGGGAAGTTACTGTTGCTGCCGCTGCTGATCATGGTGACCTTCAGGGCCGCGGGGTTCTCCCTGCTGTTGCCGGCCCTGCTCGGTATCGTTCTGGCGGAGATCAGCGGTTTCGGCATCGCGGCCCTGCTGCGCGGGCTGCGTCCGCTGCGCTGGCTGCTGGTGACGACGGTGCTGCTGCATCTCTTCATGACCCCGGGACGGACTCTCGGGCCCTTTTCCTGGCTTTCCTATGACGGCCTGCTGCTCGGGTTGCAGAATGCTTCCCAGCTGTTGCTGGCGATGCTTTTTGCCTGCCTGCTTTCCCTGACGACTTCTCCGGATGAACTGGCGTCAGCCCTGGTCTCCCTGCTGCAGCCGTTGCGGCGGGTCGGGGTGCCGGTTGCACGCCTGGCGGCATTGCTCAGCCTGACCCTGCATTTCGTTCCCCTGCTGCGTGACGAGGGTCTGGCGGCCTGGCGCCGGTCCGGGGCGCAGTTGTCCGCCCTGAAACGAGGGTCACTGCTGGAACGGGGCCGTGTCGCCGCCGGGTTGATTGAGCCGCTGATGCTGCGCCTGGCCGATCGTGCCGAGCAGATGGCGCGGCGTATGGCCGCGGGGGAGGTGTTGGCCGAAATCGACATCCTGCCGGCCATGAAGACGCCGCTCAGGCTGCAGGTTCTCTGCGGCTGTCTGCTGCTGTTTTTCTGGGGGTGGTTGTAA
- the leuB gene encoding 3-isopropylmalate dehydrogenase has translation MSQQYKIAVLPGDGIGPEVMAEAMKVLDAVESRFSVRFERTFANVGGIAIDRDGKALPEKTIAVCRESDAILFGSVGGPKWESLPPDEQPERGALLPLRKIFGLFCNLRPAIIFPALTGNSSLKTEVIEGGFDLLVVRELTGGIYFSQPKGIEGQGAERTGFDTMRYSEVEVERIAHVAFQAARKRVGKVCSIDKANVLSTSVVWREVVERVGKEYADVELTHMYVDNAAMQLCRWPKQFDVMLCGNLFGDILSDEAAMLTGSLGMLPSASLAEGSFGLFEPSGGSAPDIAGQGVANPIAQILSAGMMLRYSLGLTEAADAIDRAVEAVLDAGFRTADIYQGLEGETKTDTSGMGDAIVAEL, from the coding sequence ATGTCCCAGCAGTATAAAATTGCGGTCCTTCCCGGTGACGGAATCGGGCCTGAAGTCATGGCCGAGGCCATGAAGGTTCTCGATGCGGTCGAGTCCCGTTTTTCGGTACGCTTTGAACGTACTTTCGCCAATGTCGGCGGAATCGCCATCGACCGGGATGGCAAGGCCCTGCCGGAAAAGACCATCGCCGTCTGCCGCGAGTCGGACGCCATCCTGTTCGGTTCGGTCGGCGGTCCGAAGTGGGAATCCCTCCCTCCCGACGAGCAGCCGGAGCGGGGCGCGCTGCTGCCGCTGCGCAAGATTTTCGGGCTGTTCTGCAACCTGCGTCCCGCCATCATTTTTCCGGCTCTGACCGGCAATTCCTCGCTGAAGACCGAGGTCATCGAGGGTGGCTTCGACCTGCTGGTGGTGCGCGAGTTGACCGGCGGGATCTACTTCTCCCAGCCCAAGGGGATCGAAGGGCAGGGGGCGGAGCGGACCGGCTTTGACACCATGCGCTACAGCGAGGTCGAAGTCGAGCGGATCGCCCACGTTGCTTTTCAGGCGGCCCGCAAACGCGTCGGCAAGGTCTGTTCCATCGACAAGGCCAATGTGCTGTCCACCTCGGTGGTCTGGCGCGAGGTGGTGGAGCGGGTTGGAAAAGAATATGCTGATGTTGAACTGACCCACATGTACGTCGATAATGCTGCCATGCAGCTCTGTCGTTGGCCCAAGCAGTTTGATGTCATGCTCTGCGGCAACCTGTTCGGCGATATTCTTTCCGACGAGGCCGCCATGCTGACCGGTTCTTTGGGTATGCTGCCGAGTGCGTCCCTGGCCGAAGGATCCTTCGGTCTTTTTGAGCCGTCCGGCGGCAGCGCTCCGGATATTGCCGGACAGGGGGTGGCCAACCCGATTGCCCAGATTCTTTCGGCCGGGATGATGCTGCGGTACTCGCTGGGATTGACCGAGGCGGCGGATGCCATCGACCGGGCTGTGGAGGCGGTGCTGGATGCGGGCTTCCGTACTGCCGATATCTACCAGGGGCTTGAGGGGGAGACAAAAACCGACACCTCCGGCATGGGAGATGCCATCGTTGCAGAACTCTGA
- a CDS encoding 3-isopropylmalate dehydratase small subunit, with translation MSRKQFGGPALLLDRSDINTDEIIPAKYLTEVTKEALQPYMLEDLKLEGFDPASAAVREARVVVSRENFGCGSSREHAPWVFEVNGVHTIIAESYARIFRQNMFNGGMLAIELPKSDIDRIFDLQQQGQVEIRVDVDAQELVACAGDKELRFNFDITPFDKALVEAGGWVEFADARY, from the coding sequence ATGTCCAGAAAACAGTTCGGCGGTCCGGCGCTGCTGCTTGACCGCTCCGATATCAATACCGATGAAATCATTCCCGCCAAGTATCTGACCGAGGTCACCAAGGAGGCACTGCAGCCCTACATGCTTGAAGATCTCAAGCTGGAAGGGTTCGATCCGGCTTCGGCCGCCGTGCGCGAGGCGCGGGTGGTGGTCTCGCGCGAAAATTTCGGCTGCGGGTCCTCGCGTGAACACGCCCCCTGGGTGTTCGAGGTCAACGGAGTACACACCATTATCGCCGAGAGTTACGCGCGCATTTTCCGCCAGAACATGTTCAACGGCGGCATGCTTGCCATCGAACTGCCGAAGTCCGACATCGACCGGATCTTTGACCTGCAGCAGCAGGGCCAGGTCGAAATCCGGGTGGATGTCGATGCGCAGGAACTGGTCGCCTGCGCCGGTGACAAGGAACTGCGGTTCAATTTTGACATCACGCCTTTTGACAAGGCGTTGGTTGAGGCAGGGGGGTGGGTCGAGTTCGCCGACGCCCGTTATTGA